cgggggcgGTGACGTCACCGCTGTCAATGGGGGCTCTGTTCCCGCCAACGGGATCGAAACtgggctgggacccccaaaattcaccccaaaactgggctgggacccccagaactgggctgggacccccaaaattcaccccaaaaatgggctaggaccccccaaaaatggctGGGACCCCCTCAAACTGGGATAGGACCTCCAAAACTGGGCtaggacccccaaaattcaccccaaaaatgggctgggacccccaaaattaggctgggaaccccaaaattcaccctaaaACTGGCTGGGACCCCCGAAACtgggctgggacccccaaaattcaccccaaaaacggTCTGGGACCTCCAAAACGGGGGCTGGGACcctcaaaattcaccccaaaaatgggctgggacccccaaaaatgggctgggacccccaaaactgtttgggacccccaaaattcaccccaaaaatgggctgggacccccaaaactgggctgggaccccccaaaaaaggggctgggacccccaaaattcacccccaaaatgggctggggacccccaaaactgggctgggaccccccaaaaatgggctgGGACCTCCAAACTGggctgagacccccaaaattcacctcaaAACTGGGCtaagaccccccaaaaatgggctgggacccccaaaattcaccccaaaaagggGCTGGGACCCACAAAACTGGGCTGGGACcctcaaaattcaccccaaaactgggctgggacccccaaaattcaccccaaaaatgggctgggacccccaaaattcaccccagaaatgggctgggacccccaaaactgggctgggacccccaaaattcaccccaaaactgggctgggaccccccaaaaatgggctgggacccccaaaattcaccccaaaaaggggctgggaccccccaaaaatgggctgGGACCCTCAAAATTCACCTCAAAACTGGGCtaagaccccccaaaaatgggctgGGACCCCCCTCAAACTGGGATAGGACCCCCAAAAaggggctgggacccccaaaattcacccccaaaaatgggctgggaccccaaaaaaacagGACTGGGACCCCGAAAACGGCACCAAAACCtggctgggaccccaaaaaccggACCGGGATCCCCCAAAAATGGAACCAGACCCCAAAACCGggaatgggacccccaaaatcggGACTGTGACCCCAAAATTGAGAtcgggaccccaaaaatggccccaaaaccgggactgggaccccaaatccgAGACTGGGACCCCAAATCTGAGATCAGGACCCCAAAATCGGCCCCAAAATCGGGGCTGGAACCCAAAATCGAGACCGGGACCCCCAAATCAGGACCAGGATCTTAAAATTGGAAccaggaccccaaaactgaGATCAGAATccccaaaacggccccaaaactGCGACCGGGACCCCAAAAAACGAGACCCGAACCCTAAAACTGAGTTTGGGAGCCCCAAATCCGGGACCGGGACATCGAATTCGGGACTGGAAcccccaaaaccgccccaaaaaCGGAccgggaccccaaaactgagaTCGGGACCAAAAACGGGaccgggacccccaaatctGAGATCGGGACCCAAAACCGGTCCCAAAACTGGAccgggaccccaaaatctgaggtcgggacccccaaaatcagaaccaggaccccaaaaacgggaccgggaccccccaaaccgaGTCGGGGCCACCCCACGGCCCCAAacccgagacccctccccaaattcgcccccgggacccccaaaattcccgcGCGCCCAAACTTTCGGGCCCCGCCCCCAACTTCGggacccctcccccccccccaaaactgCGCCCCTCCCCCCCTTGCGGGGTTTGGGGTTTCCCGCCCCGcccggcagggggcgctgtgggggctgggggaggggcgTGGCTAAAGGAGGCGTGGCCAATGGAAAGGGGCGGGGTTTGCGTTTCgggaggggggaggggcaaAGTTTGAACGGGTTCAAAgcggggggggggaggggaggggcgAGACCCCCCCCCCAGCGTTAATGAGGCGGCTCCAATTAACGCCCCCCCCCCGTTAATTAACCCCGAAACACCGCCCACACAGAACGAAatgggggggagggggcggtgctgcccctcccccccccccccacggcccaaaacacacacaacgTGGGCAGcgccgcccctccccccacccGCCCCGCACCCCCCCGCTgtggggggaggggaggagcccccccccccccatccacccgcccctccccccgcgTGGGAATCCGTgcgggggtgggggaggggggaggggggggacgCAACAGGTCCCGAAACTCCGGCGGAGCCCGTGGGGAAaacgggggggggggtgggagggggggaggggcgatggggacccccccccaatTAATGAAcggggtggggggaggggctgaggtacgggagggggtgggggaggggggggcgaAACTTTGCGGCGccgatggggggggggggagggggcaaagttcctcccctcccccctcccGCCGAaccgcccccccccccaaaaataaaaagttcCCCCccaccacccccccccccccaccacccgcccctccccccccagcGGAttaaaggggggggggggcccGCAGTTCCCACCTGCGTCCGCCGGAGTCTTCATggccgcgctgccgccgccgcgatcgccccccccgcccctccccctgcccccgcccctcccccacccccgcCCACCGCCCCCTCCCCCCTCCCTTAccaggccccgccccccccccggCGCGCCCGCCCCGGCGTCAGCGCCGCGTTGCCATGGGGACGAAGCCACGCCTGTTTCACGCACAAGCCACGCCCACGCCGCTTAAAGAAACCGCGCCGGGTTAATggatttaaataatttcattaatttaagTGGGGAGCCCCCTCACCAAAGCCCCTCCCCCACCTCTGGGGAGTTTAGAAAATGGGGGAGGAGCGTGGGGGGCACGTGGGGGCCGCACGTGGCGGGAAACGCGCGCTGGCCACGCCCCCTCCCGCACTCCCCAGCCCCACCCCCCCGCCCCCGGCTGGCGCCATCGCCCCTCCCCCCCGCGGCTATAAATAGCATCATTAATTATTCAGCTTCCCCCGCGGTTAATGAGCGGCGGAGGGGGCGGGGCAGGCCACGCCCAccgtccctcccctcccctggcTCAGCAAAAAGGGGCGGGGCCAGAGCGgtgtggggaaactgaggcagcgCACGGCGTGCTCTGCGCATGCGCCAGCGGGAGGCGTGGTCAGGACGCGCAACAGGCGTGGCAAACACACCGGGAGGCGTGGCCAGTAGAGGGCGTGGCCTCCGCGGCTCCAGCGTGTCACACAcgcccctcccctccccccgcgCGCCGCTCGCTGATTGGCTCATCCTACCCACCAATCACAGCGCGCCCGCGGTGACCTCATCGCTCGGCCGCCCCGGGCCGCCATTGGCCGGCGATGGCCACGCCTCCCGGGTTCCCACGTGGGGGGGCGGGGTGGGCGTGGCCCGCGGGCCGGCGCGGGCGCTGATTGGCCGCTgccggcggcggctccgctgTTGCTGAGGGGAAGCGCGAGGGGCCCGGACGGGGCCGGGAGCGCCGCGAGCGGCCGGGGGTGAGCTCATCAATATGCTAATCACATGCTAATCACATGCAAACCGCGCTGACCgaccccccttccccccccccccctcacgGCCCGGCCCCaccccctcccccctcccccacccttcGCGTTCCTTTggggccgcccctccccccaccttccccccctttctcctcccccccccccgaGGTTCTGAGGGTGGAAAGAGGGCGGGGCTTGGCGCGGGGCACGCCGGGAATTGCAGTCCGGAGCGGCCTCGCTTTCCCGTGGGGCTTTGCGCGCGCGGGGCACGCCGGGAGTTGTAGGCCGCGGCTCTGAGGGGCGCGATCCCGGCGTGCCCCGCGCGGCCACGCCCCCTTTATCCCCCCACCCCCACCTAAAGTAAACAAGCCCGGACGCCGCTTAAACCCCGCCCCCTCCTCTCTGATTGGCTACTGTACCCTAAACCCGCCCACGCAGCGCCGCCATTGGGCACTGTCAGCGCGGAGGGGGCGGGACGCCGGTTGGCAGCGCCGGGCGCTGATTGGTCAGCCCGGCTGTCAGTCAGGCGGTTGTGGGCGCTGATTGGCCGCGGCCGCGGCTGCTCCCGGTTCATTCACCATTTTGTCGGGCCCGGAGTGAACCCGGGGCTCCCGCGGGCCGGGGGGCGCAGGTacgggggggggggaggggccgggggggctccgggaccccccaaagggggcggggagggggaggggctcGGTGGGAGGGGCCTCGTGACGTGTCACCCCCTGGGGGGGGAATTCAGCCCCCTCCCCCACCCGGAAAGTTTTGGGGTgcggggcggggaggggcgGGACCCCCCCCAGGGTCACGTGGGACCACCCGGGGGGCGGAGCCGCAGCGGGGGGAGGGGCACGGGGGGACGCCCCCCGGGTTGGGGGGCGGgacccccaaatttgggggagAAAACCCCGATTTTAGGGTTAACAGCGGAAATTTGGGGGTTCGGGACCCCAAGTTTGAGTTTCGGGACCCCAAATTTTGAGTTTGGGACCCCAATTTTGGGTCCGGGaccccaattttgggggttAGGCACTTCAAATTTTGGGGTTCGGCACCCCAGGTTTGAGTTTCGGGACCCCAAATTTTGAGTTTGGGACCCCAATTTTGGGTCCGGGACCCCAATTTTGAGTTTCTGAGCTTCAATTTCAAGTTTTGGGACCCCCAATTTTGGATGTTGAAACCTCAATTTTGGGTTTGGCACCCcgattttggggtgggagaCCCCGGTTTTGAGTTCCAGGACCCCAATTTTGGGGATCAGGACCCCCAAATTTGAGTTAGGGGACTCCAATTTTAGGGTTTGGGACTCCAAATTTGAGTTTTGAGAGCCCAATTTTTAGATTGGGACCCCAATTCTGGAGTTTGagaccccaattttggggttcagACCCCAATTTTGAGTTTTGGGACCCCAATTTTAGGATTCATGTCCCCAAATTTTGGTGTCAGGACCCCAATTTTGACTTTTGGGACCCCAATTTTGACTTTCTTGACCCCATTTGTGGGTGCCCAGACCCCAATTTTGAGTTTTAGCACCCAATTTTTGGGCTGCAGGACCCCAATTTTTGAATTTCCAGACCCCAATTTTGAGGTTTCTTCGGGAccctccccaaattctcccaCCACAGTTTTGTGGANNNNNNNNNNNNNNNNNNNNNNNNNNNNNNNNNNNNNNNNNNNNNNNNNNNNNNNNNNNNNNNNNNNNNNNNNNNNNNNNNNNNNNNNNNNNNNNNNNNNNNNNNNNNNNNNNNNNNNNNNNNNNNNNNNNNNNNNNNNNNNNNNNNNNNNNNNNNNNNNNNNNNNNNNNNNNNNNNNNNNNNNNNNNNNNNNNNNNNNNCCAAGCGGAAGCTGCGGCGCCGCTCCAGCTGCGGCTCCGAGCCCTCGACCCCCAAGAGCGCCAAgggcggggagggggaggggccgggggaGATCTTCACCTTCGACCGGCAAggtgggggcggggcctgggATGGGGGTGGGGCCTGGGAATGGGGGCGGGACCTGGGatgggggcggggccggggaatGGGGGCGGGGCCAATGAATGAGGGAGGGGCCAGGCGAGATCTTCACCTTTGACGGACAAggtgggggcggggcctgggAGTGGGGGCGGGGTCTGGGAgtgggggcggggcctgggTATGGGGGCGGGGCCTAGGaatgggggaggggcagggagagatctTCACCTTTGACCAACAAggtgggggcggggcctgggaatgggggcggggcctgggaatgggggtggagccaaggaatgggggaggggcagggagagatctTCACCTTCGATAGACAAGGTGGGGGCGGGGAGACCCAAAATTTGGGGCTGAGGGACCCGAATTGGGGGTGGGGGCActgctgggttttggggtcaccctAAACCGAGGGCTGCGTCCGATCTGGGGccatttttggtgttttggggccattttggggctgGTTTAGGGCTATTTTGGGGCCGGTTTTTGAGctattttggggccattttggggctggtttttgggccattttggggctgttttggggctattttagggctggtttggggccattttggggctattttggggcggtttttgggccattttggggccggttttgggccattttggggccattttggggctgtttttaaAGCTGTTTCGGGACTGGTTTTTGGGCCGTTTTGGGGCTggattttgggctggtttttgggctgttttggggctgttttgggctgttttggggctggtttttgggccatttttggaccattttggggctggtttttgggccagtttggggctgttttggggctgtttttaggccatttttggggctggttttgggccattttggggctattttggggccatttttgggctgtttttggggccgttttggggctgttttgtggccgttttggggctgttttgtggccggtttttgggctgtttttgggctattttgggtcggtttttggggctgttttgggtcGGTTTTTGGGGCTGTCTGACCCCCGTATCCGCAGGCGGGGAGGGCGAGGACGTGCTGGGCGAGCTCGAGTACGACAAGGTGCCGTTCTCGTCCCTGCGGCGAACGCTGGACCAGCGCCGCGCCCTCGTCATGCAGCTCTTCCAGGAGCACGGCTTCTTCCCCTCGGGTGAGCCCCAAAAACACCCCGGAATTATCTCAAATTATCTCAAAATTATCCTGAAATCGCTGTGAAATTATCCTGAAATTGTCCCTAAAATTATCCTGAAATTATTCCTGAATTATTCCTAAATTATCCTGAAATTTTCCCTTAATTACCCCCAAAATAATCCTGAAATTATTCctaaattatttctaaattattccTAAATTATCCTGAAATTGTTCCTAAACTATcccaaaatatttctgaaattactgcaaaattatcccaaaattgtCCCCAAAATTATCCCGAAATTGTCCCTAAATTATCCCTGAATTACCTTGAAATTATCCctaaattatcccaaaattttCCCTAAATTGTCCCCAAAGTTATCCCGAAATTGTCGctaaattatccccaaaataaTCCTGAAATTATTCCTAAATTATTCtcaaattatcccaaaattgtccctaaattatccccaaaatatttatgaaattaCTGTGAAATTATCCCTTAATTATGCCctaaattatccccaaaataaTCCTGAAATTATTCCTAAATTATTCCTAAATTATTCCCAAATTATCCTGAAATTATTCCTAGATTATTTCTAAGTTATTCTGAAATTGTCCCTaaattatcccaaaatatttctgaaattacTGTGAAATTATCCCTGAATTATCCTGAAATTATCCCTAAATTATCCCTGAATTATCCTGAAATTATTCCGAAATTGTCCCTAAACTATCcccaaaatatttctgaaattacTGCAAAACTATCCCTGAATTATCCTGAAATTGTTCCTAAATTGTCCCAAAGTTATCCTGAAATTGCTCCTAAATTATACCCAAAATAATCCTGAGATTATTCTTAAATTATTCCCAAATTATCCTGAAATTTTCTCTTAATTACCCCCAAAATAATCCTGAAATTATTCctaaattatccccaaaataaTCCTGAAATTATTCCTAAATTATTCCCAAATTATCCTGAAATTGTCCctaaattatccccaaaattaTCCTGAAATTATTCCTAAATTATTCCCAAATTATCCTGAAATTGTCCctaaattatccccaaaatatttctgaaattacTGTGAAATTATCCTTGAATTATCCTGAAATGATCCCAAAAGTTGTTGAAATTGCCCCGAAATTACTTTGACATTATCCTGAGATTGTCTCTAAATTATCCCCAAATTATCTtgaaattatcccaaaattatcccagAATTATCCCCAAATTACTCCAAAATTTTTCTAAAGCATCCCAAAACCATCCCCAAATTATTCTGAAATTATCTTGAAATTATCCCAAAGTTATCACGGAATTATCCCCAAATTACTCTGaaatttttctaaaaaattccccaaattacACCgaaatttttctaaaaaaaacccaaattatcCCCAAATTACTCCaaaatttttctaaaaaaaaccccaaatcatccCCAAATTACTCTgaaatttttctaaaaattccccaaattatCCCCAAATTACTCCAaaattttcctaaaaaaaatcccaaattatcCCCAAATTACTCCaaaatttttctaaaaaaaaaccccaaattatcCCCAAATTACTCCAAAATTTTTCTAAAACATCCCAAAACCATCCCCAAATTACTCCGAAATTTTtctaaaacatccccaaaaccatccccaaATTACTCCaaaatttttctaaaaattccccaaattattCTGAAACTATCCCAAAATTATGCCGTAATTATCCCCAAATTACTCCaaaatttttctaaaaaaaacccaaattatccccaaattccctctgaaTCATCCCCAAAATTATCCTGAGTTTTCTATTAATTACCCTCAAATTAACCTGaaatttatcccaaaaatcacagaaaaattaCCCCTGAATTGTCCAAAAATTACCTTGaatgcccccaaatcccccagaatTGTTCCCAAattgtccccaaatgtccccaaatgtccccaaatgtccccaaatgtccccaaatgtccccagatgtccccaaatgtcctttttgtcccccagcccaggccaCGGCCGCGTTCCAGGCTCGTTTCTCGGACATTTTCCCCaccaagctctgcctgcagctcaagATCCGCGAGGTTCGCCAGAAGATCATGCAGGCGGCCACGCCCACCGAGCCGGCCCCGCCCACCGAGCCCGACGGCGCCGCCCCTTCCGCCAGCGAGGCCACGCCCTCTCAGCCCCCACCGCCCCCTCCTCCTCCGCCTCAAACCACGCCCCTTTCGGCCTCCTCCAACCCCGCCCCCTCCTCGTCTGACCCCGCCCCCTCAACCGAGGCCACGCCCCCCTCGCCCCCGGCGGCCGTGCGCTGATCCATTCCATGGCCACGCCCCCTTTCGGTCGGTGGCTCCgcctcctttccttttttttgttgttgttggtcaCGTGACCTGGATCTTTTAAACAACGGGAGAATCTTTGGAGCCCCGCCCCCCTGCTGGTGTCGCCGTTTCTGATTGGGTGGAGTGGGAAAGGGGGCGGGGTTTGGGGAGGGCACGCCCTTTTCTtaaagggacagggacagggagggggtgGCACCAacggggagcctggggacaccttggggacatctgggggtggcactgggacttggggacaccttggggacatctgggggtggcactgggataccttggggacatctggggacactccaggggtggcacagggacattgggacaccttggggacatccaggAGTCactgggacactctggggacaccttggggacattttgaGGACATCTTCGGGGgtcttggggacactggggggacactgggacaccttggggacattttgggggtgGCACGGGGACACCAGGACACCCTGGGACACCACAGAGGGtcagggggacactggggacattttggggacatcACAGAGATGGCAGAGGTACAATGGAAcaccctgggggtggcactggggcacGCCAGGGGTCACTGGGATCCTTCGGGGacatttttgggacattttggggacattttggggtctctccGCTGCCGCCGCAGTGGGAGGAGCCACAGGAACGGCTCCACCAATCAGCAGCGGCCGTGCGCGGTAGGCGTGGCCATGCGGACCGAACCATTCTAAAGGCTGGGAGGGGGAGAAGCGCGCGCTGGCGCCAACCAATGACAACGCGCCGATAGGGGAGATCTCATCGCTGATTGGCCCGCGGCGATCCCGCCGGCGCGGATTGGCCGAGGGAGTCTCGCGAGGTTTCCGCCCCTGCTGCGTGCGCGGGCGACCCCGTGTTCGGCCTCTTCCGgtgcggcagcggcggcggcgaggtgagggcgggagcggggccgggaaaaacgggggaaaaaaccgcaaaaaacgggaaaaaatggggaaaaaacgggtAAAAGTGGGCTGGGAGTGACCCCCCGCGTGTCCCCGCAGATGCCCGGTGTGACGGTGAAGGACGTGAACCAGCAGGAGTTCGTGAGGGCGCTGGCGGCCTTCCTCAAGAAGTGAGGGGGAAACCGGGAGGGAACCGGGGGGGCTCACCGGGGGTCGCGGGGCTCCTCGGGCGGTGCCGGTCCTGGTTCCGTTCCCGGTTCTGTTCTTTATTCCCAATTCCCGGCTCCGGTTCTGATTCTC
This sequence is a window from Zonotrichia albicollis isolate bZonAlb1 unplaced genomic scaffold, bZonAlb1.hap1 Scaffold_115, whole genome shotgun sequence. Protein-coding genes within it:
- the LOC141727355 gene encoding protein capicua homolog (The sequence of the model RefSeq protein was modified relative to this genomic sequence to represent the inferred CDS: added 304 bases not found in genome assembly), which gives rise to PEGPPRAAPPPPAPPPAEGGAKKAKLRPPPLKKTFDSVDRVLSEVDFEERFAELPEFRPEEVLPSPTLQALATSPRTILGSYRKKRKNSTDLDPIGDDPSSPKRKLRRRSSCGSEPSTPKSAKGGEGEGPGEIFTFDRQGGEGEDVLGELEYDKVPFSSLRRTLDQRRALVMQLFQEHGFFPSAQATAAFQARFSDIFPTKLCLQLKIREVRQKIMQAATPTEPAPPTEPDGAAPSASEATPSQPPPPPPPPPQTTPLSASSNPAPSSSDPAPSTEATPPSPPAAVR